The proteins below come from a single Eucalyptus grandis isolate ANBG69807.140 chromosome 3, ASM1654582v1, whole genome shotgun sequence genomic window:
- the LOC104428299 gene encoding early nodulin-93: MANNNVTGSPLEKTSLASLDQRLAMAKRCSREGVKAGAKAAVLAGIATAIPTLASARMLPWARTNFNHSAQALIISTVAGAAYFIVADKTVLATARRNSFKQVHNTEA; encoded by the exons ATGGCCAACAATAATGTCACCGGTTCTCCTCTTGAGAAAACCAGTTTGGCTTCGCTTGACCAGAGGCTGGCCATGGCCAAACGTTGCTCTCGCG AGGGTGTAAAAGCCGGAGCTAAGGCGGCTGTTCTGGCGGGGATAGCAACAGCCATCCCGACC TTGGCTAGTGCAAGGATGCTGCCCTGGGCAAGAACAAACTTCAACCACTCAGCTCAAGCACTCATTATCTCAACAG TTGCTGGAGCAGCCTATTTCATAGTTGCTGACAAGACTGTCTTGGCTACGGCTAGGCGGAACTCCTTCAAGCAAGTCCATAACACTGAGGCATGA